One Hevea brasiliensis isolate MT/VB/25A 57/8 chromosome 5, ASM3005281v1, whole genome shotgun sequence genomic region harbors:
- the LOC110634339 gene encoding cell division protein FtsZ homolog 2-2, chloroplastic isoform X1 codes for MAACLSPYCTPSDTRNPMGTLTVLGGRVSVENHLGRVDSLKMSDDKNRYLGAQKSNISYFKCSAKSNSVSPYHNKDSFLDLHPEISMLRGEGNNSPNTPRKDNSSGIITDSLGRESNPSNYNEAKIKVIGVGGGGSNAVNRMIESAMKGVEFWIVNTDVQAMKMSPVFPENRLQIGQELTRGLGAGGNPEIGMNAAKESKEAIEEALYGSDMVFVTAGMGGGTGTGGAPVIAGVAKSMGILTVGIVTTPFSFEGRRRAVQAQEGIAALRDDVDTLIIIPNDKLLTAVSQSTPVTEAFNLADDILRQGVRGISDIITIPGLVNVDFADVRAIMANAGSSLMGIGTATGKTRARDAALNAIQSPLLDIGIERATGIVWNITGGSDLTLFEVNAAAEVIYDLVDPTANLIFGAVIDPSISGQVSITLIATGFKRQEENEGRPLQASQLSQDVTLGINRRPSSFAEGGSVEIPEFLKKKGRSRYPRA; via the exons ATGGCAGCTTGTCTGTCACCTTATTGTACCCCTTCTGATACTAGAAACCCAATGGGGACGTTAACTGTTCTTGGAGGGAGAGTTTCAGTGGAGAATCACCTGGGGAGAGTTGACTCTCTTAAAATGTCTGATGATAAGAATAGGTATCTGGGTGCCCAAAAGTCAAACATTTCTTATTTTAAATGCTCAGCGAAGTCTAATAGTGTTAGTCCATATCACAACAAAGACTCTTTTCTGGATCTGCATCCCGAAATTTCAATGCTCAGGGGTGAGGGGAACAACTCACCAAACACCCCAAGGAAGGATAATTCAAGTGGAATTATTACTGACAGCTTAGGACGGGAATCCAATCCAAGTAATTATAATGAAGCTAAGATCAAAGTTATTGGTGTTGGAGGTGGCGGGTCAAATGCAGTCAATCGCATGATAGAGAGTGCGATGAAGGGTGTGGAGTTTTGGATTGTCAACACAGATGTCCAAGCCATGAAAATGTCTCCTGTATTTCCTGAGAATCGTTTGCAAATTGGTCAGGAGCTGACTAGAGGACTTGGAGCAGGAGGTAACCCTGAGATTGGAATGAATGCGGCCAAAGAAAGCAAAGAGGCAATAGAAGAGGCACTTTATGGTTCTGATATGGTCTTTGTCACA GCTGGAATGGGTGGGGGAACTGGCACAGGCGGGGCTCCTGTGATTGCAGGTGTCGCAAAGTCAATGGGTATATTGACAGTTGGTATAGTCACTACCCCTTTTTCTTTTGAGGGACGAAGAAGAGCAGTTCAGGCCCAGGAAGGAATTGCAGCTTTGAGAGATGATGTTGACACATTGATTATCATTCCAAATGACAAGTTATTGACTGCTGTTTCCCAATCAACCCCAGTAACTGAAGCATTTAACTTGGCTGATGATATTCTGCGTCAGGGTGTTCGTGGTATCTCTGATATCATTACG ATTCCAGGATTGGTAAATGTGGATTTTGCTGATGTAAGAGCTATAATGGCAAATGCAGGATCTTCATTAATGGGGATAGGAACTGCAACTG GGAAAACGAGGGCAAGGGATGCTGCATTAAATGCAATCCAATCACCTTTATTGGATATTGGTATAGAGAGGGCAACTGGAATTGTATGGAACATAACAGGTGGTAGTGATTTGACTTTATTTGAG GTGAATGCTGCAGCAGAGGTTATCTATGACCTTGTAGATCCAACTGCAAATTTAATATTTGGAGCAGTGATAGATCCTTCAATAAGCGGTCAA GTCAGCATAACTCTAATTGCAACTGGATTCAAACGGCAAGAAGAAAATGAAGGCAGGCCTCTCCAg GCAAGCCAACTATCCCAAGACGTAACCTTAGGAATCAATCGGCGACCCTCCTCTTTTGCCGAAGGTGGTTCCGTGGAGATTCCTGAGTTTCTCAAGAAGAAAGGCCGCTCTCGCTATCCAAGAGCTTAA
- the LOC110634339 gene encoding cell division protein FtsZ homolog 2-1, chloroplastic isoform X2, producing MAACLSPYCTPSDTRNPMGTLTVLGGRVSVENHLGRVDSLKMSDDKNRYLGAQKSNISYFKCSAKSNSVSPYHNKDSFLDLHPEISMLRGEGNNSPNTPRKDNSSGIITDSLGRESNPSNYNEAKIKVIGVGGGGSNAVNRMIESAMKGVEFWIVNTDVQAMKMSPVFPENRLQIGQELTRGLGAGGNPEIGMNAAKESKEAIEEALYGSDMVFVTAGMGGGTGTGGAPVIAGVAKSMGILTVGIVTTPFSFEGRRRAVQAQEGIAALRDDVDTLIIIPNDKLLTAVSQSTPVTEAFNLADDILRQGVRGISDIITIPGLVNVDFADVRAIMANAGSSLMGIGTATGKTRARDAALNAIQSPLLDIGIERATGIVWNITGGSDLTLFEVNAAAEVIYDLVDPTANLIFGAVIDPSISGQ from the exons ATGGCAGCTTGTCTGTCACCTTATTGTACCCCTTCTGATACTAGAAACCCAATGGGGACGTTAACTGTTCTTGGAGGGAGAGTTTCAGTGGAGAATCACCTGGGGAGAGTTGACTCTCTTAAAATGTCTGATGATAAGAATAGGTATCTGGGTGCCCAAAAGTCAAACATTTCTTATTTTAAATGCTCAGCGAAGTCTAATAGTGTTAGTCCATATCACAACAAAGACTCTTTTCTGGATCTGCATCCCGAAATTTCAATGCTCAGGGGTGAGGGGAACAACTCACCAAACACCCCAAGGAAGGATAATTCAAGTGGAATTATTACTGACAGCTTAGGACGGGAATCCAATCCAAGTAATTATAATGAAGCTAAGATCAAAGTTATTGGTGTTGGAGGTGGCGGGTCAAATGCAGTCAATCGCATGATAGAGAGTGCGATGAAGGGTGTGGAGTTTTGGATTGTCAACACAGATGTCCAAGCCATGAAAATGTCTCCTGTATTTCCTGAGAATCGTTTGCAAATTGGTCAGGAGCTGACTAGAGGACTTGGAGCAGGAGGTAACCCTGAGATTGGAATGAATGCGGCCAAAGAAAGCAAAGAGGCAATAGAAGAGGCACTTTATGGTTCTGATATGGTCTTTGTCACA GCTGGAATGGGTGGGGGAACTGGCACAGGCGGGGCTCCTGTGATTGCAGGTGTCGCAAAGTCAATGGGTATATTGACAGTTGGTATAGTCACTACCCCTTTTTCTTTTGAGGGACGAAGAAGAGCAGTTCAGGCCCAGGAAGGAATTGCAGCTTTGAGAGATGATGTTGACACATTGATTATCATTCCAAATGACAAGTTATTGACTGCTGTTTCCCAATCAACCCCAGTAACTGAAGCATTTAACTTGGCTGATGATATTCTGCGTCAGGGTGTTCGTGGTATCTCTGATATCATTACG ATTCCAGGATTGGTAAATGTGGATTTTGCTGATGTAAGAGCTATAATGGCAAATGCAGGATCTTCATTAATGGGGATAGGAACTGCAACTG GGAAAACGAGGGCAAGGGATGCTGCATTAAATGCAATCCAATCACCTTTATTGGATATTGGTATAGAGAGGGCAACTGGAATTGTATGGAACATAACAGGTGGTAGTGATTTGACTTTATTTGAG GTGAATGCTGCAGCAGAGGTTATCTATGACCTTGTAGATCCAACTGCAAATTTAATATTTGGAGCAGTGATAGATCCTTCAATAAGCGGTCAA TGA